The Pseudomonadota bacterium genome segment GGATTGGGCAGCGGCAGGGTGATCCAGCTGCCGCCGTTACGGCGCGCCTGCACATAGAACTCGTCGACGTTGGCGGCCAGGCAGAACGAGGCGGCCTCGCGCGAGCCGGCCTTGTATTGGAAGCTGAGGTTGGGCATGGAGGCTTGCAGCAGGAACGCCGTACTCGTCAGCGAGCCGGTATAGGCCGGCGTCGCCGCGCCATCGACGGTCAGCACGCGCGCCATCGTCCCCGACCCGGAGGGCGGGAGCACCCCGTCCTCGCCGCCGCCGCAGGTGTAGTCGCTCGCGTGTGAGCAATGCTCGGCCACCGCCTCTGCGCTGCCGGAGACGGTCCAGTTGGCAAGCCCGCTGCTGAAGGCACCATTGGGCACCTGGTTGGGCACCAAGGTGTCCACGTAGACGAAGATATCGAAGGACACGGGCGCATTGACGTCTGGGGCCGCGGTCGCGGCCGCGACCCAGGTGTCGACGCCCCGGTCGCAGGCCCCGGGGCCGATGTCGTTGTAGCGCGAGTAGACCGCACCACTGTAGGGGCTGGCTGTGCGGGTCCTCGGCGAGTAGGCCCCGCAGTTGAAGGGCGCGCTGGGGAAGGTCGAAAAAAACCGTAGCGAAGCGGGGGTTCGCGCTACGAAGACGGTCGACGGATTCTGGAAGTAGCTCGTGGAGGTGTTGTTGGTCAGTCGCACCCGGCCGTAGGCCACCCGCTGACCCGTCAGGCAGCTATCGTTGCTGTACCAGGTCGGCAGGTCGAAGTCCGGTGAGCCGGCGTTGCAGCCGCACTGCCCGGCGGCGCAGTTCTGCAGCGAGGCCTGGGAGCCGAACGTGACCTGGACAGCTTCGTCGCCGTTGGCTAGCGCGCCCGCGACCCGGCCGATCCCCGGCGGCAGAGCCTCGTCGTTGGCGGCGTCGACACGCTGCAGGTCCCAGCTCCCCTTCACCGGATCGCCATCGAAGCGATAGTGCGCCAGCAGGCGCTGGGGCGCGGCGCTTGCCTCGTCCGTGGTTGCCGCGCCATCGTCACCAGGCGCGGTGGCCTCGATGGTCGCCGGATCGGCTCCCGCGGCGCCGGGCCCGGCGGGTGTGGTGCAGCCCATCAGGCCGAGAGAGGCGCTCAGCAGCAGTCTGGTCGCGAGTACCCTCATGAGAAATCCTCCGTTGCTATCGCCCTTCCCCTGCGTGGAAAGGCGCTGCGGCGCGCAGGTACCATCGAGTACCGTCGAGTACCATCGAGTACCATTGAGCCTTGCGGTCTCAAGCGCGCCGAGAGGCGCCGAGACGCCTACCGCGAGCCCGATGATGCTGGTTCAAAATGAACGTTAACTCACAGATTCCGCAATTATCATGAACGAGACCGTGACTGTCAAAGGTTTCCGCAGCAAGCGGGAGCGGCAGGTTAGCGCGGTCGCGTTCCCAGCGCCAGAGTTGCCCGCATTGCTTCCGGCGCGGCTAGCTGGTCGGGACGGCGGGCGCGTCAGTCGCCAGCAGGCGGCGCGCCTGCAGGTCGCGCAGGCAAGCCTCGACGTCGGTGCGAAGGATCCCCTCGTCGACCTCGAAGGCGGCGAGCAGCTCCGCCACGAGCTGCGAGGGGCGCAGGGGCGCGCTCGCGCGCTCGAGCAGCTCCACCAGCGCGGTCGCTGTCTCATTGAGCAGGTAGTAGCGCTTGCGGCCGAGCTCGAGCACGACGCCAGAGGCCTCGTCGATGCGGGTGAAGACGGCGCTCTCGCTCAGGCCCACCGGTCGCTCTTCCACTGCAAGCTCTTCCACTGCAAGCTCTTCCACTGCAAGCCCCCTCCTTCAGCGCAGCGCCTGGCGCCGCGTGTTCAGCGCAGCGCCTGGCCCCTGCGTGCTGCTCGGTTAGCACGGGCGCGACCGTTGGTCACGCCCCGCCCCCGAGAGCCCGCCCGCCGTCGAGCGCTTTGGCTGGTGTCGTGCCGAATGCACGGAGTAATAGTAGGGTGGGCCATGGCGTTGCTCACCGCCGTGCAGGGGCCCGGCTGCCAGAGGATCGTAGGCCGTTTGCGGCGCGTTGCCGGCCTCAGCCGCGCGACCCTGCGCTGCGTCTGCCATCCCCGGCTGGCCTGGGCCGTGATGACGCTGCGCCTGACGCTACCAAGGGCGCTCGAGCGCGAGCCGCTCGACCAGCTCGCGGAGCGCCTACGGCGCCCCGGCACCGCGCCGCCCTGGGGCGAGGCCTTGATCGGGGAGGTCACCGACCTCCTGTTGCGGCCCCCCTCGCCGCTGCGCACCACCTGCCTCTTTCGCGCGCTGGTGCGCTACGCGCTGCTTGCGCCGCACGACCCGCGTCTCCGCCTCTTCGTCGGCCTCCGCCCGGCCCCCGCCGGCGGTGGCCACGCCTGGCTCGCCCGCGAGGGCCAGCCCATCCTCAGCGACTCCCCCGAGGGCTGCGTCCCGACCTTCGTGCATCCCCACTGACCCGTGCAAAGTGACAGCCGCCGCGCGGCGCTCGCGCCAGTGCGCCGTCAGTTCGGAGGCGTTGCCGCAGTTGGCTCGTTGGCGAGTTTCTGGAGGCGCTCAGCGAGGTCCGCGCCGTTGGAGGTGAGCGCCTCCAGGCGTGCCGCCTCGGTGACCACCGCATGTTTCCCCGCGAACCACGTGCGGAGTCGGGCGGCGTGGTGCGGGCCGAGGATGGGGTCGTCGGCCACTTGCGCGCTCGTCAGGCGCTCCGTGAGAATTGCCCTGCCGAGAACGTCGACGCGAGCGGCCTCTTCAGTGGTCCTGGCTTGCTCCAGGCGCGCGAGGCTCGCGGCGGCGGCAACCAAGGCGCTGATGGGAAGAATAGCCCGAAGCCAGGGCACGAAAGGACCGAGGGAAAGGACATCGAGGAAATCGCCGGCGGCGGCCGGTGGGACGCTATGGAGGGGATGAAGCCAGGCCGCGGCCGAGGCAAAGGATGCGGCCAGGGCGATCCTTCCCAGTCGCCAGGCTCGAGCCCGTAGCTCGTCACCGCGCGCGTGGGCTTCGTCGTAGGCCGCGAGCTGCGGTTGCGCCGCGGCGCTTTCCGACTGAGGGCTCCGCTCCAAGAGCAGCGCTCTGGTCGCTGCATCCAGGGCGCCTGGCCGCACCAGACCTCGCCAGTGCGCCCGCGTCTGGTCAACGAATCGACCAAGGCGCCGCTGCGGTTGGTGGGTTGCGGGCAGCGCCCCGGTGGCCAAGGCAGCGCCCTCCGCGCCGCCCAACGCCAGGATGAGCAGGCAGCACGCCGCCGCGACCCTCACGCTACGAACCTCGCGCTGCCTGTGAACCCAGGGGTGCTCGGCACCCAGCGAGGCAACCGGCGCCGAAGGAGGCACCCGCGCCAGGCTCTTCCTCGCACGGCGGCCTCAGTCACTATCGGCAGCAGGCGTTGGGGACCGCCGTATGGCGAGGTCTTCGTTCCCTCTGGCTCCCGGGAGCGCCAAGGTGACCTTCCGAGCCGTGTTTGTTGCGGGATTCGTTACGTCGACAAACTCGCTCGCGACATACGCGCGGTGCGGCTTGCTCTCGCTCTCGGGTTCGCCCTTCCGCACAGCTGCGAAGAGGATCCGAAGCTCATGCTCCTGCCCATGAGGGGCCCGCGCCAGCTCGATGCTCATTGTGGCGTGCCCGTTGCTGTCCAGGTCCAGGCTGAGGATCGATCCCCAGCGATCGCGTTTCTCCGCGACCGCCTGGTCGAACGCCGAGCTGAGCGCGGCCGTTAGTTCCGGCAATTTCGGATGGGCTGGCCTGGTCTCAACCTGCCGAACCACCGACGCGAGCAACCGGCGCAGGATCCGCGCCTCGTCGCTCCTCGGCCGCGCTCCCGGCGAAAATCGCGCCATCTCCATCAGGCGAAGGATCTGGCCACGGAACGCGATCACGTTTGGAAGGGCTCTTGAGACGCGCTCGGCTCGATTAGCCGCTTGCGATCTCGCAGAAAAGGAAAAGAGGGTCGCGACGACCAAGCTGGCTGAAAGTAGCCATCGGCTCCGCCGTGTCTTGCTCAACATCGCTCTGTCGCCTCTCGTTAAGGATTCCCTGGACGCGTTTCCAGGCGCCGCGCGCCGCGTCTCTCTCTGCGTCTATCAAGATCCGGGCCGGCGGGCTGTGAGTCTTGCGGGAGATTGAAACGCGTCAGCCCCTGAGCCGAGGAAAGACGCCTGCCCGGCCCCACGCAGGGCGTTCGCAGCCCCCGGCCAGCGCCGCCCTGGCCGGCCGAACGTCGCAGCAATGCAAGCTTCAGCGCCCCCGACGCGCTCCGATTACCGGAGGCCCCGCCGAAAGCACGCCAGCCGCCCGGGCCTAAATGGTGCCCGCGCCCGGAGGGGAGTCGCCTCCGTCCGCGAGGCCAGCCTGGCGCGGACGCCGAGGCTCTTGGCTTGGGCAGCGAGCTTCGGTCGAACACCGAGGTTGGTGGCTTGCGGGGCGCGAAGGCCACGCGCCGGGACGGACGGGTGCTCGGTAGGGTCTGGCGCTCAGTAGATGATGATTTCCTGACGACAGGTGGCGCTACAGCCGTCGCCGCCCCTGGCGTTGCCGTCGTCGCATTGCTCGCCATCGGCGCTCTGGATCAGGCCGTCACCGCAGCGTAGGCCGAGGCGGCAGCCGGCAAAGCACTGGCCGTAGCCGCCGTCGTTGCTGCCGTCGTCGCATTGCTCACCGCTGGCCGCCTGCACCTGGCCGTCGCCGCAGCGCGCGCCGACCCGGCAGCCGGCGGCGCACTGGCCGTAGCCGCCGTCGTTGCTGCCGTCGTCGCATTGCTCACCGCTGGCGGTCTGCACCAGCCCATCGCCGCAGCGCGCGCCGAGCCGGCAGCCGGCGGCGCACTGGCCGTAGCCGCCGTCGTTGCTGCCGTCGTCGCATTGCTCACCGCTGGCGGTCTGCACCAGGCCATCGCCGCAACGCGCGCCGAGCACGCAGCCTGGGGCGCATTGCGCGTAGCCGCCATCGTTGAGCCCGTCGTCGCACTGCTCCCCGTCGGCGGGCTGCGGGATGCCGTCGCCGCAGCGCGTACCCAGCAGGCAGCCGGCGGCGCACTGGCCGTAGCCGCCGTCGTTGCTGCCGTCATCGCATTGCTCGCCAAAGGCCGCCGCCACCGCCCCGTCGCCGCAGCGCGCCGCCAGCTTGCAGCCGGGCGCGCAGGCGCCGTAGGTGCTGGTGTTGACCCCGTCGTCGCATTGCTCACCGGCGGCCGCCTGGAGCAGGCCGTCGCCACAGTAGGGCGCGCGGCCGACGCAGCCGGGCAGGCAGGAGCCGTAGCTGCCGTCGTTCTTGCCGTCATCGCAGGCCTCGAGCCGCGTGACGATGCCGTCGCCGCAGACGGCCGTGCATTGCGTCCGCACGCGCGTGAAGTTGCCGAGCGTCAGCTTGTAGTTCGATTGCGTGGTGTGGCGCTCGGCCTGAAAGATCGCGATCTCGTAGACCTTGCCCACCTGGAGGCCGAAGCGCGTGGCGGCCGCCGCGTCGAGCGTAACCTCGCCCCAGTCTTGGCCGTGGACGCCGCCGAGGTCGACCGCGAGCTGGCCCTTGACGAAGACCCAGACGTCGTCGTCCCCGATGAACTCGAGCACCTCGTTGCCCTTGTACTCGAACCAGTAGCGCACCTCGCTCGTGAAGTGGAAGTTATGCGAGCGCCCCTGGTTGCCGAAGAGCCGGCCGTCGATCGGGAAGAAGGTCGCGTCGTGAAAGACGTAGGAGCCGTTCGCTTGCCGCGTCAGCGTCAGGTTCTGCACCTCGGTCTGATTGACGCCCGCGACGTCGCGATACCATTGGTCGAAGAGCGTCTGGTTGGTGGTGCTTTCATTTGTGCGCGGGCTATTGGCGCCGTGGGCGTAGACGGGCTTGCGCGCGACCGCGTCGAGCTGGTCGCGCACGATGCCGAAATCCAGCAGGTTGACGTAGGCGTCGTTCTCGAAGTCCTGATGCCCGCCGCTGCTGCCCTTGGCCTTGAAGTCGCGGATCACGATCGGCAGCACGAGCTGGCTACCGTCGCCGTCGGCGGCGTCCGTGCAGCGGAAGCCCGGCTCGAGCTGGCAGGTTGCCGAGCAGCCGTCGCCCGAGCGCGTGTTGCCGTCGTCGCAGGCCTCGGCGTCGCCCGGCAGGCGAAGGCCGTCGCCGCAGGCCGAGACGCAGGCCCCGGCGCTGCAGTTGGGCTCGCGCTGGCAACGGGGGGTGCAGCCGTCGCCGAGGTTGTGGTTGCCGTCGTCGCAGCCCTCGCTGCCCTCGGCGATGCCGTCGCCGCAAACAGTAGCCCTGCAGGGCTGACCCGCGCTCGCGCAGACAAAGCCCGGCTCGAGCCGGCAGAGCGCGCTGCAGCCGTCACCGCTCACGGGCGGCTGGCCGCCGTCCTCGCATTCCTCCGCGCCGCGGAGCAGCCCGTCGCCGCAGGCCGCCGCCTCGCAGGGGGCGCCGACGACCGTGCAGCGCCAGCCGCCTTCCACGTGGCAGGTGGCGGAGCAGCCGTCGCCCGCGCCAGTGTTGCGGTCGTCGCAGGTCTCGCTGCCGCTGACGCGACCGTCGCCGCAGACGATCGTCGAGACGCAGGCCTGGCCCGGCGTCGAGCAGACGAAGTCCGCCTCGACCGCGCGGCAGTCCGCCGTGCAGCCGTCGCCCGCGCGCGCGTTGCCGTCATCGCAGGCCTCGCCCGCCGAGCGCCGGCCGTCGCCACAGACGGCGATGCGGAGGCAGGCCTGGCCGGGGTTGGGGCAGGCGAAGTCGGGCTCCACGCTGAGGCAGTCGCCGGCGCAGCCGTCGCCGCCGACGAGGTTGCCGTCGTCGCAGAGCTCGCTGCCGTTGATGCGGCGATCGCCGCAGAGCACCAGCGGCGTGCAGGCGCCGGCCTCGGCGGGACAGGCCCAGCCCGGCTCGATCGCCGCGCAGTCGGCCGCGCAGCCGTCGCCGCCAGCCGCGTTGCTGTCGTCGCAGACCTCGGCGCCGGCACGTAGGCCGTCTCCGCAGACGATCGCGCTCTGACAGGGCTGGCCCGGGGTCGGGCAGAGCGCGTTGGGCTCGAGCGCGCAGACGCCCGAGCAGCCGTCGCCGGGGAGGGTGTTGCCGTCGTCGCAGGCCTCCTGCTGCTGGTTGAGCCGACCGTCACCGCAAGAGGGCTCGGCGATGATGATGCCGGCGTCGTTGCAGATCGCCCCGTCGGTGCAGGGCCGGCCGATCGTCGAGTCCGTCAGAAAGGCGCGGCCATCCGCCGGAGGCTGCAACCCGCCATCGCGCTGAAACGAGCCGCCGAGATCGCGCGCATCGCTGGGGCGGCCGTCGGCCAGCTCGCGATGCACGGGTTGCTCACCGCAAGCGGCGAGCGCCGCGCCCGCGAGGGCCGCCCATACCCAACCCAACGCTCCACCACGGCACCGACTGCGCATGCGAGCCTCATCGAATATGTGAATCCAATTACCATGGCATGCTGCGCTATGCTGGTCAACGGCCCCCTGAGGGCGCGCGGGGCTTTGCCTGCCCGCCGCTCCTCTGTTAAAGGCCAGCCCATGACCATGTTCAAGAGCCGCGTGCGGCACATTCATTTCGTGGGGATTGGCGGCATCGGCATGAGCGGTATCGCCGAGGTGCTGCTCAACCTCGGCTACCAGGTCAGCGGCTCGGATCTCCGCGCCAGCGAGACCACGCAGCGCCTGACGCAGCTCGGCGGTCGGGTGCTGCTGGGCCATGAGGCGGGCCACGTCGAGCAGGCCGATGTCGTCGTCGTCTCCAGCGCGGTCCAGCGCGACAACCCCGAGGTTCAGGCGGCCCTGCGGCTGGCGATCCCGGTTATTCCGCGCGCCGAGATGTTGGCCGAGCTGATGCGGCTGAAGCTCGGCTTGGCGGTGGCCGGCAGTCACGGCAAGACGACGACGACCTCGATGGTCGCTGCCGTGCTCGACGAGGCGGGGCTCGATCCGACCGTGGTGATCGGCGGCAAGGTCAACAGCCTGGGCAGCAACGCGCGGCTGGGCAAGGGCGACTACCTCGTCGCCGAGGCCGACGAGAGCGACGGCTCGTTTCTAAAGCTGGCGCCGACCCTCGCGGTGGTGACCAACATCGATCCCGAGCATATGGATCACTACGGTACGATCGAGCGGCTGGAGGAGACCTTCCTCGCCTTCGTCAACAAGGTGCCCTTCTATGGGCTGGCGGTGCTTTGTCTCGAGTGTGAGCGGCTGCAGAGCCTGCTGCCGCGGGTCGAGAAGCGGCACGTCACCTATGGCTTTCGTTCGCAGGCGGACTACAGCGCGCGCGATCTCGTCGCCGAGGGGCTGACGATGCGCTTCACGCCCGTGCGGCGCGGCCTGCCCGCGGCGCCGATCACCCTGCAGATGGTCGGGCGCCACAATGTGCTCAACGCGCTCGCGGTGCTGGCGATCGCCGACGAGCTCGAGGTGCCCTACGAGGTCACCAGGCGGGCGCTGGATGGCTTCGGCGGCGTCCAGCGCCGCTTCACGGTTCGCGGTGAGGTCGACGGGATTACCGTCGTCGACGACTACGGTCACCACCCGACGGAGATTCGCGCCACGCTCGCTGGCGCCCGCGCTGGCTTCCAGCGCCGCATCGTCGCGGTCTTCCAGCCGCACCGCTACTCGCGCGTGCGCGACCAGTGGGAGGGCTTCGCCACGGCCTTCTACGACGCCGACCGTGTGCTGGTCACGCCGATCTACGCCGCCGGTGAGGCGCCGCAGCCAGGCCTCGACGCCGAGGCGCTGAGCGAGGCGATGCGCACCCATGGGCATCGTGACGTGAGGGCCTGCGCCTCGCTCGACGAGGCCCACGAGGCGCTGGCCCAGACCGTCGCGCCGGGTGATCTCGTGATCACGCTCGGAGCGGGCGACGTCTGGAAGGTGGGCCAGCGCCTGCTCGACGAGCGCCCTGCCGCCGTCGCGCCGGGCCCGCCTCAGCCGCCGGCGCCGCGGTGATCCCGCGGATCAGATCGCGCGCGTAAAAGATCCAAAAAAAAGAGCCTCAAAAATTTGCCTTCGCCAACGGCCGGTGCCCTACTGGACCAACCCGAAGGCAAAGACAAGAAATCGGGATCCGTCGGTCATATCGGCGCGATTATATAGGTGTATTTGGAGTGGAGTCCGTGGTCATCGCCCAGCCCCCAGTACAGCACCCAGCACAGCAGAGGGCTCGCGTTGTCGTCCTGATGGGCGGGCGGTCGGCGGAGCGCGAAGTGTCGCTCGAGTCCGGCACGGCGGTGCTGGCGGCGCTGCGCGAGCGCGGCTGGGACGCGATCGGCGTCGATCTCGGCGATGATCCCGCTCGCCAGCTCAGCGAGGCGGCCGCCGACCGGGCCTTTCTGGCGCTGCACGGCCGCTGGGGCGAGGACGGCTGTATCCAGGGCCTGCTCGAGTCGCTGCGACTGCCCTACACGGGCAGCGGGGTGCTCGGCTCGGCGCTGGCGATGGACAAGGTCGTCTCCAAGCGCCTCTTCGACGGCGCCGGGCTTCCCACGCCGCGTTGGGCCTTCCCGGCCACCCTCGCCACTGTGCGCGCCCTCGGGCTGCCCGCGGTGCTCAAGCCGCGAGCCGAGGGCAGCAGCGTGGGCGTGGTCGTCGTGCGCGACGATGCGGGCCTGCTGGCGCAGCTCTCGGCGCCGCGAGCAGCGCCCTCGGCCGGGTCGACGCCGGGGCCCGGCGCGGCCAACACCGCCGCGGGCGCCGACGCCCCCCTGCTAGCGGAGGCCTACGCGCCGGGTC includes the following:
- a CDS encoding UDP-N-acetylmuramate--L-alanine ligase, with protein sequence MTMFKSRVRHIHFVGIGGIGMSGIAEVLLNLGYQVSGSDLRASETTQRLTQLGGRVLLGHEAGHVEQADVVVVSSAVQRDNPEVQAALRLAIPVIPRAEMLAELMRLKLGLAVAGSHGKTTTTSMVAAVLDEAGLDPTVVIGGKVNSLGSNARLGKGDYLVAEADESDGSFLKLAPTLAVVTNIDPEHMDHYGTIERLEETFLAFVNKVPFYGLAVLCLECERLQSLLPRVEKRHVTYGFRSQADYSARDLVAEGLTMRFTPVRRGLPAAPITLQMVGRHNVLNALAVLAIADELEVPYEVTRRALDGFGGVQRRFTVRGEVDGITVVDDYGHHPTEIRATLAGARAGFQRRIVAVFQPHRYSRVRDQWEGFATAFYDADRVLVTPIYAAGEAPQPGLDAEALSEAMRTHGHRDVRACASLDEAHEALAQTVAPGDLVITLGAGDVWKVGQRLLDERPAAVAPGPPQPPAPR
- a CDS encoding DUF4215 domain-containing protein, which translates into the protein MNVPHAALEHGHGLAFNRGAAGRQSPARPQGAVDQHSAACHGNWIHIFDEARMRSRCRGGALGWVWAALAGAALAACGEQPVHRELADGRPSDARDLGGSFQRDGGLQPPADGRAFLTDSTIGRPCTDGAICNDAGIIIAEPSCGDGRLNQQQEACDDGNTLPGDGCSGVCALEPNALCPTPGQPCQSAIVCGDGLRAGAEVCDDSNAAGGDGCAADCAAIEPGWACPAEAGACTPLVLCGDRRINGSELCDDGNLVGGDGCAGDCLSVEPDFACPNPGQACLRIAVCGDGRRSAGEACDDGNARAGDGCTADCRAVEADFVCSTPGQACVSTIVCGDGRVSGSETCDDRNTGAGDGCSATCHVEGGWRCTVVGAPCEAAACGDGLLRGAEECEDGGQPPVSGDGCSALCRLEPGFVCASAGQPCRATVCGDGIAEGSEGCDDGNHNLGDGCTPRCQREPNCSAGACVSACGDGLRLPGDAEACDDGNTRSGDGCSATCQLEPGFRCTDAADGDGSQLVLPIVIRDFKAKGSSGGHQDFENDAYVNLLDFGIVRDQLDAVARKPVYAHGANSPRTNESTTNQTLFDQWYRDVAGVNQTEVQNLTLTRQANGSYVFHDATFFPIDGRLFGNQGRSHNFHFTSEVRYWFEYKGNEVLEFIGDDDVWVFVKGQLAVDLGGVHGQDWGEVTLDAAAATRFGLQVGKVYEIAIFQAERHTTQSNYKLTLGNFTRVRTQCTAVCGDGIVTRLEACDDGKNDGSYGSCLPGCVGRAPYCGDGLLQAAAGEQCDDGVNTSTYGACAPGCKLAARCGDGAVAAAFGEQCDDGSNDGGYGQCAAGCLLGTRCGDGIPQPADGEQCDDGLNDGGYAQCAPGCVLGARCGDGLVQTASGEQCDDGSNDGGYGQCAAGCRLGARCGDGLVQTASGEQCDDGSNDGGYGQCAAGCRVGARCGDGQVQAASGEQCDDGSNDGGYGQCFAGCRLGLRCGDGLIQSADGEQCDDGNARGGDGCSATCRQEIIIY
- a CDS encoding PqqD family protein → MEELAVEELAVEERPVGLSESAVFTRIDEASGVVLELGRKRYYLLNETATALVELLERASAPLRPSQLVAELLAAFEVDEGILRTDVEACLRDLQARRLLATDAPAVPTS
- a CDS encoding lasso peptide biosynthesis protein, translating into MALLTAVQGPGCQRIVGRLRRVAGLSRATLRCVCHPRLAWAVMTLRLTLPRALEREPLDQLAERLRRPGTAPPWGEALIGEVTDLLLRPPSPLRTTCLFRALVRYALLAPHDPRLRLFVGLRPAPAGGGHAWLAREGQPILSDSPEGCVPTFVHPH
- a CDS encoding D-alanine--D-alanine ligase yields the protein MGGRSAEREVSLESGTAVLAALRERGWDAIGVDLGDDPARQLSEAAADRAFLALHGRWGEDGCIQGLLESLRLPYTGSGVLGSALAMDKVVSKRLFDGAGLPTPRWAFPATLATVRALGLPAVLKPRAEGSSVGVVVVRDDAGLLAQLSAPRAAPSAGSTPGPGAANTAAGADAPLLAEAYAPGRELSVAVFGSGDAARVLGTVEIRAAAGHYDYEAKYARDDTEYLVPAPLPEAIDARARALALQAHRLLECSGATRADLRWSGRVEDEPLLLEVNTLPGLTSHSLLPKIAAHAGWSYGELVEAILDDARLKA